A stretch of Roseibium porphyridii DNA encodes these proteins:
- a CDS encoding DUF4344 domain-containing metallopeptidase: MSFIASAAAALPSLLSTAIAAFGFSTFLGDAPTLRNVSDVAASSLEQEIAALSPEDREELFVFVAGNVLHTLYHEGGHMLVSELELPVLAQEENAVDNLATVSMLADDTEDTDILLISAMVGWFMIAEQDVESMVFYDEHDLNVQRGYQMLCLMVGADEETFLELADDLGMPEDRIETCVDEYEQVADSWEYSTEPFWRDENAGPGGKISVVHEKAPDELKPFALFLKETELMERVAKELDSLYELPENVTFRAAICEEENAFWDPGSREVILCHELVAGFAAVYLADLAYEEDRADLDSSD, from the coding sequence ATGTCATTCATCGCATCAGCGGCCGCTGCACTACCGTCCCTTTTGAGCACTGCCATTGCTGCCTTCGGTTTCAGCACGTTCCTGGGAGACGCGCCGACACTCCGGAACGTCAGCGATGTGGCCGCCAGCTCCCTTGAACAGGAAATCGCCGCCCTTTCCCCCGAGGATCGGGAAGAACTGTTCGTCTTCGTAGCGGGCAATGTCCTTCATACGCTGTATCACGAGGGCGGACACATGCTCGTTTCCGAACTCGAGCTGCCCGTTCTTGCACAGGAAGAAAACGCGGTCGACAATCTGGCCACGGTCTCCATGCTGGCGGACGATACCGAAGACACCGACATTCTGCTGATCAGTGCGATGGTTGGGTGGTTCATGATCGCCGAGCAAGATGTTGAGAGCATGGTTTTCTACGATGAACATGATCTCAATGTTCAGCGCGGCTACCAGATGCTTTGCCTCATGGTTGGGGCGGATGAAGAAACGTTTCTGGAACTCGCCGACGATCTTGGTATGCCCGAAGACCGCATTGAAACCTGCGTCGACGAATATGAGCAAGTTGCCGATTCCTGGGAATATTCGACAGAACCGTTTTGGCGCGATGAAAATGCTGGGCCCGGTGGCAAAATCTCGGTCGTTCATGAAAAGGCTCCTGATGAGTTAAAGCCTTTTGCGCTTTTTCTGAAGGAAACCGAGTTGATGGAAAGGGTCGCCAAGGAACTCGATAGTCTTTATGAACTCCCGGAAAACGTAACGTTTCGGGCTGCCATCTGTGAAGAGGAAAACGCCTTCTGGGATCCTGGGAGCCGGGAAGTCATTCTTTGTCATGAGTTGGTCGCGGGATTTGCGGCCGTATATCTCGCCGATCTTGCCTATGAAGAAGATCGGGCTGACCTCGACAGCTCGGACTGA
- a CDS encoding WD40/YVTN/BNR-like repeat-containing protein, producing MTTNELTVLVGTTKGAFLLNGGSTRSGWSVKGPYCDGWPINHVIGRADTGTIWAGGGGDWTGAGVWKSQDGGETWSCTKLTKGTVDEWAANDPDTAQFLNWTPQDAPFEEDFTQIWSLDFAHGVLYAGTKPARLLRSTDDGGSFEHLEGLSEHPSAKDWSPGAAGLVLHTIVSDPAEPNKLWIGISAAGVFASENGGKTWERRNRLSNAATCEDRPHPAAPRDGETGHCVHNMMLAPGSGDVLYQQNHHGVWRSSDGGRSWDDINEGLPSTFGFPIRVHPRDPNTIWTLPLNSDTGGRFPPDAAAAVWKSSDGGKSWHAKRRGLPQEACFFTVLRQAMAGDDRDPAGLYFGTNTGSIFASLDEGESWQEIARHLPTVLSVEVMDRT from the coding sequence ATGACGACGAACGAATTGACTGTTCTGGTTGGCACAACAAAGGGAGCGTTTCTTTTGAACGGGGGCTCGACCAGATCCGGCTGGTCGGTCAAAGGTCCCTATTGCGATGGCTGGCCCATCAACCATGTGATTGGCCGGGCAGATACCGGAACAATCTGGGCTGGTGGTGGTGGGGACTGGACTGGGGCTGGTGTTTGGAAATCACAGGACGGTGGTGAAACGTGGTCCTGCACCAAGCTGACCAAGGGCACGGTAGATGAGTGGGCGGCAAACGATCCGGACACTGCGCAATTCCTCAACTGGACACCCCAAGACGCCCCATTCGAAGAAGACTTTACCCAAATATGGTCATTGGATTTCGCGCATGGCGTGCTTTACGCAGGAACCAAGCCTGCAAGGCTGCTCAGGAGTACGGATGACGGCGGCAGTTTTGAGCATCTTGAGGGCCTTTCGGAGCACCCATCCGCAAAGGACTGGTCCCCCGGTGCTGCTGGACTTGTTCTACACACGATCGTTTCCGATCCAGCGGAGCCAAACAAGCTCTGGATCGGCATTTCCGCTGCAGGTGTCTTTGCCAGCGAAAATGGCGGCAAGACATGGGAGCGCAGAAACCGTTTGTCCAACGCTGCTACCTGTGAGGACCGCCCTCACCCGGCCGCGCCGCGTGACGGAGAAACAGGACACTGTGTGCATAACATGATGCTGGCACCTGGCAGTGGCGATGTTCTTTATCAACAAAACCACCACGGAGTGTGGCGTTCTTCAGATGGTGGGCGCAGCTGGGACGACATCAACGAAGGTCTGCCATCAACTTTCGGCTTTCCGATCAGGGTTCATCCGCGAGATCCCAACACAATCTGGACGCTGCCCCTCAATAGCGACACTGGCGGCCGCTTTCCACCCGATGCCGCAGCAGCCGTCTGGAAGTCCTCAGATGGGGGCAAGAGCTGGCACGCGAAACGTCGGGGCCTGCCTCAGGAGGCTTGTTTTTTCACCGTTCTCAGGCAAGCCATGGCAGGTGACGACAGAGACCCGGCAGGGCTTTATTTCGGCACAAATACTGGCTCGATCTTTGCCAGTCTTGATGAAGGAGAGAGTTGGCAGGAAATCGCAAGACATTTGCCAACCGTCTTGTCCGTCGAAGTGATGGACCGGACCTGA
- a CDS encoding YHYH protein, whose amino-acid sequence MRLCLALAGVLITVPATAHDSTTPLHGEEAVEHTHIGDEIWDLLLPEAEAHADITIDGTYRRIRANGYPDKAPGQFPNRNNPHSISKKNYNLKIPLKPHRTGKATFAQGAVFGIAINGVVMDPGTAEFWQNDRSSGWNYEALGGACKLGLDRYNAHVQPNGTYHYHGIPTGVLAANGGDAVPAMIGYAADGFPIYGPFGYSDPGEETAVRRLKSSFRIKNGTRPDGPGGRYNGKFTQDWAFVSGSGDLDRCNGRFAITPEHPQGIYHYVLTDAFPFIPRCWMGTPDGSFLRLKGRRGDLETQGVEPTVDFAAMTDNFDTALTLIQAQGGHPPRLRRGGRTPPPGLGPREGRGPRQGGVPPPGGRPGGRGPCSGS is encoded by the coding sequence ATGCGACTATGTCTTGCGTTGGCCGGTGTGCTGATAACCGTGCCGGCAACCGCCCATGACAGCACCACGCCACTTCACGGTGAAGAAGCAGTTGAACACACCCACATTGGCGATGAGATCTGGGACCTGCTGTTACCTGAAGCCGAAGCGCACGCGGATATCACTATCGACGGTACCTATCGGCGCATTCGCGCAAACGGTTACCCCGACAAGGCTCCTGGCCAGTTTCCCAATCGCAACAACCCGCATTCGATTTCAAAAAAGAATTACAATCTGAAAATTCCTCTCAAACCGCACCGGACCGGAAAGGCAACATTTGCTCAGGGAGCAGTTTTCGGCATTGCAATCAACGGTGTCGTGATGGATCCGGGCACTGCAGAATTTTGGCAAAACGATCGGAGTTCAGGATGGAACTATGAAGCGCTGGGCGGCGCGTGCAAGCTTGGCCTGGATCGTTACAATGCGCATGTTCAACCCAACGGCACCTACCACTACCACGGCATACCGACTGGTGTTCTGGCCGCCAATGGCGGTGATGCTGTTCCGGCAATGATCGGCTACGCTGCCGATGGTTTTCCGATCTATGGGCCATTCGGATATTCCGATCCCGGGGAGGAGACTGCCGTCCGTAGATTGAAGTCCAGTTTTCGTATCAAAAACGGGACGAGACCAGACGGCCCGGGCGGACGTTACAATGGAAAATTCACGCAGGACTGGGCATTTGTATCAGGTTCAGGTGATCTGGATCGGTGCAACGGAAGATTTGCGATAACGCCGGAACACCCGCAAGGCATCTACCATTATGTTCTCACGGACGCGTTTCCATTCATTCCGCGCTGCTGGATGGGAACACCGGATGGCAGTTTCTTGCGCCTGAAGGGACGGCGCGGTGACCTTGAGACGCAAGGGGTGGAGCCGACGGTCGATTTTGCAGCGATGACTGACAACTTTGACACGGCTCTGACGCTCATCCAGGCTCAGGGGGGACATCCACCCCGATTGCGCCGTGGCGGACGAACGCCGCCTCCCGGGCTGGGTCCGCGGGAGGGCCGGGGACCGCGACAGGGCGGAGTGCCACCACCCGGTGGACGGCCAGGTGGCAGAGGGCCCTGCAGCGGCAGCTGA
- a CDS encoding PLP-dependent aminotransferase family protein, producing MTNWIPDLSTTNTPRYMAIADAIAADLAAGRLTPGDRLPAQRRLAGELGLDFTTVARGYAEAQRRGLLASQVGSGTYVTEPGNTEGTRPVKLDMRRNGPADFSMNLPPEPDDETLLARLRAGTDALSQDLLSLLRYQTFPPDGPDRETALLWLKGVGLTPAADRIQFAAGAQAALAGILSTLSTPDDTIACEALTYPGIRSLCSQLNLGLIGLEEDEHGLDPAAFEGACKDSKIKALYLNPTLHNPTTRTLSLQRRKELAAISTRHGVPILEDDAYGQLCQTKPQPFASLAPETTWYVGSLSKCVGAGLRLAHVVAPERNASMRLSRVLRSQSVMVSPLMMALASRWIEDGTANEMLWHIRNESAARQRLAAQHLKDLSYQAGPDGFHLWLQLGNGWTSAAFVSQVRNQAIGLAESDAFVVSGQSPEAVRLCLGGPHTRSQIDTALSVIAETLSNEPKDVTTYF from the coding sequence GTGACAAACTGGATCCCAGACCTTTCGACCACAAATACACCACGCTACATGGCCATTGCTGACGCAATTGCAGCTGATCTTGCTGCTGGAAGGCTGACACCTGGAGACCGATTGCCGGCGCAGCGCCGGCTCGCAGGTGAACTTGGGCTCGATTTCACCACCGTTGCCAGAGGATATGCGGAAGCGCAACGTCGCGGTCTTTTGGCTTCACAAGTCGGAAGCGGAACCTACGTCACGGAACCAGGAAATACCGAAGGTACCCGGCCTGTGAAGTTGGACATGCGCCGCAACGGCCCGGCTGACTTTTCAATGAACCTGCCCCCGGAGCCCGATGATGAAACTCTGCTGGCCCGTCTGCGCGCCGGTACTGATGCCTTGTCTCAAGATCTTTTGTCCTTGTTGCGCTACCAAACATTTCCCCCTGACGGCCCTGATCGGGAAACGGCTTTGCTTTGGCTCAAAGGTGTCGGACTTACGCCTGCCGCGGACCGGATTCAGTTTGCAGCCGGGGCACAGGCTGCGCTCGCAGGCATCTTGTCGACACTCTCAACACCTGACGACACGATTGCGTGCGAAGCCCTGACCTACCCTGGCATCCGCTCGCTTTGCAGCCAGCTCAATCTCGGGCTCATAGGGCTTGAAGAAGATGAACACGGGCTCGACCCCGCGGCCTTTGAAGGTGCCTGCAAAGACAGCAAGATCAAGGCGCTATATCTCAACCCGACACTTCACAATCCGACAACACGCACCCTTTCGCTGCAACGGCGGAAGGAACTTGCTGCGATCTCAACCCGGCACGGTGTTCCCATTCTGGAAGACGATGCCTACGGTCAGCTTTGCCAAACGAAACCGCAGCCCTTTGCATCGCTTGCGCCCGAGACGACTTGGTATGTCGGGTCTCTATCCAAATGCGTTGGGGCCGGTCTTCGCCTTGCTCATGTTGTTGCACCGGAGCGAAACGCATCCATGCGATTGTCCCGCGTCCTGCGCTCGCAAAGCGTAATGGTCTCCCCACTCATGATGGCGCTTGCGAGCCGTTGGATCGAAGACGGCACCGCCAATGAAATGCTTTGGCATATTCGAAACGAGAGCGCCGCACGCCAGAGACTTGCCGCACAGCATCTGAAAGATTTGTCCTACCAAGCCGGTCCGGACGGGTTTCACCTATGGCTGCAACTCGGCAATGGCTGGACCTCCGCTGCATTTGTCAGCCAGGTTCGAAACCAGGCAATCGGTTTGGCAGAGAGCGATGCCTTTGTTGTATCGGGTCAATCACCCGAAGCCGTGCGGCTTTGTCTGGGTGGCCCGCACACGCGCTCACAAATTGATACGGCGCTCAGCGTCATTGCCGAAACGCTGTCCAATGAACCCAAAGACGTCACCACCTATTTCTAA
- the ndk gene encoding nucleoside-diphosphate kinase produces MAIERTFSMIKPDATKRNLTGAITAKLEEAGLRVVASRRVWMSLREAEAFYAVHKERPFFGELTEFMSSGPTVVQVLEGEGAIAKNREVMGATNPAEAAEGTIRKEFALSIGENSVHGSDAPETAAEEIAYWFSGTEIVG; encoded by the coding sequence ATGGCGATTGAACGCACGTTTTCCATGATCAAACCGGACGCCACCAAGCGCAACCTGACCGGTGCCATCACCGCCAAGCTGGAAGAAGCCGGCCTGCGCGTGGTTGCTTCCCGTCGCGTATGGATGTCCTTGCGCGAAGCTGAAGCCTTCTACGCCGTCCACAAAGAGCGCCCCTTCTTTGGTGAACTCACCGAATTCATGTCGTCCGGCCCGACCGTTGTTCAGGTACTTGAAGGTGAAGGCGCGATTGCGAAGAACCGTGAAGTCATGGGCGCAACCAACCCAGCTGAAGCAGCCGAAGGCACCATCCGCAAGGAATTTGCGCTTTCCATCGGCGAAAACTCCGTACACGGTTCTGACGCACCTGAAACAGCTGCTGAGGAAATTGCCTACTGGTTCTCCGGCACTGAAATTGTTGGCTGA
- a CDS encoding nucleoside deaminase: MICGRRHVLTASLAALFFRPKHVSASSREIKVISADDLTTEARASHERYMQMAIDALGGGAPFGAVIVDQESGEVMCHGVNRGSVNRIYHGEMDAMINCTNLHPDIDWSKMALYTTGEPCPMCMSAIVWNRIPKVVYATSIRKLKNIGLNQIGLESPTVAGAAPFYSGEIISGVLEDRTNAMFEKWWAARQARFQSEQKTAN; the protein is encoded by the coding sequence ATGATCTGTGGACGTAGGCATGTATTGACCGCATCGCTGGCCGCCCTGTTTTTCAGGCCAAAACACGTGTCAGCCTCAAGTCGAGAGATAAAGGTGATATCGGCAGACGACCTGACTACTGAAGCGAGAGCGAGTCACGAGCGTTACATGCAAATGGCCATAGACGCCCTTGGTGGGGGCGCGCCATTTGGTGCCGTCATTGTCGATCAGGAAAGCGGTGAAGTGATGTGCCACGGCGTGAATCGGGGCAGCGTCAACCGAATTTATCACGGCGAAATGGACGCCATGATCAACTGCACCAACCTGCATCCGGATATAGATTGGTCCAAGATGGCGCTTTATACGACCGGTGAACCTTGCCCAATGTGCATGAGCGCAATCGTTTGGAACCGTATTCCCAAAGTCGTCTATGCGACTTCGATCAGGAAACTGAAAAACATCGGTCTAAACCAGATCGGTCTTGAGTCCCCGACAGTTGCCGGTGCCGCTCCGTTTTACAGCGGTGAAATCATCAGCGGTGTTCTGGAAGATCGCACCAACGCGATGTTCGAGAAGTGGTGGGCAGCAAGGCAAGCACGTTTCCAGAGCGAGCAGAAAACGGCCAATTAA
- a CDS encoding DUF983 domain-containing protein translates to MSTSESWPKLPPIQTGIKGRCPRCGEGSIFDGFLKLKSGCTHCGLDYSFADPADGPAFFVICFGCVPAVAFAIWLEIAFTAPYWVHLVTTLPLILLTCIPILRPLKGWLVASQYFYKAEEGKLVTSETTSSESQT, encoded by the coding sequence ATGAGCACGTCAGAGAGTTGGCCGAAACTTCCTCCGATCCAGACCGGCATCAAGGGCAGATGTCCACGATGTGGTGAAGGCAGCATTTTCGACGGTTTCTTGAAGCTGAAAAGCGGCTGTACCCATTGTGGCCTTGACTACAGCTTTGCCGACCCGGCCGACGGCCCGGCATTCTTTGTCATCTGCTTTGGCTGCGTTCCGGCTGTTGCCTTTGCCATCTGGCTGGAAATCGCCTTTACCGCCCCCTATTGGGTCCATCTTGTGACAACTCTGCCTCTAATCCTTCTAACCTGCATTCCCATATTGCGGCCACTTAAGGGATGGCTGGTTGCCAGCCAATATTTTTACAAGGCTGAAGAAGGCAAGCTCGTCACGTCGGAAACCACAAGTTCAGAAAGCCAGACCTGA
- a CDS encoding molybdopterin-containing oxidoreductase family protein — MNQQPPKSTYSVCPHDCPSTCALDVHFDPHGDVRRLNGARDNAYTAGVICAKVARYAERLYHPDRLTKPLLRDGKKGEGRFREVSWDEALDLTAERFLKAEAEFGAQSVWPYHYAGTMGLVQRDSIHRLRHAKGYSRQFDTFCTNMAWTGYIAGTGRLAGPDPREMASSDQVVIWGTNPVATQVNVMTHAVAARKKRGARIIVVDVYETETMKQADLGLILKPGTDAALACAIMHVLFRDGLADRAYLEKYTDCPGELETHLKDRSPEWASGITGLKTAQIEEVAQLIGQVKRTYFRLGYGFTRSRNGVVGMHAACSIASVTGAWQLEGGGAFHNNGAIYQLNKEMIEAGSLKDPSVRVLDQSLIGRILTGDKEALQGGPPVKALLVQNTNPVSVAPEQELVKQGFAREDLFTVVHEQFLTETAQMADIVLPATQFLEHDDIYKGGGHQYLMFGPKAVDPPLGPKENLFVISEIAKRVDSKPHAGFDMSARDHIDWMLQHSGYGTLDELEAGKWRDLQPDFETAHYLNGFAYADGKFRFKPDWGRFAAPNKPDGNTVFGPVAEMPELPDQWDIIERADEEHPLRLVTAPARSFLNSTFNETDSSRKKEGRPEVWLRPDDAARLGIEDGAKVKMGNGRGAVTLHVRLKDSIAPGTVVSEGLWPNDAFEDGRGINTLTSADPVAPYGGAAFHDTAVWVKRV, encoded by the coding sequence ATGAACCAGCAACCACCCAAAAGCACCTACTCTGTGTGTCCGCACGATTGTCCGTCGACATGTGCGCTGGACGTTCATTTTGATCCGCATGGAGATGTTCGGCGGCTGAACGGAGCCAGGGACAACGCTTATACTGCGGGTGTTATCTGCGCAAAGGTCGCCCGATATGCGGAACGCCTTTATCATCCCGACCGCCTGACCAAACCCTTGCTGCGCGACGGCAAAAAAGGGGAAGGCCGTTTCAGGGAAGTGTCTTGGGACGAAGCCCTTGATCTCACTGCCGAAAGGTTTCTAAAAGCGGAAGCTGAGTTCGGAGCGCAAAGCGTCTGGCCGTATCATTATGCGGGCACCATGGGCCTGGTTCAGCGAGACAGCATTCATCGTCTTCGGCACGCGAAAGGGTATTCGCGCCAGTTCGACACGTTCTGCACCAATATGGCCTGGACAGGATATATTGCCGGAACCGGGCGTCTCGCCGGACCGGATCCACGCGAAATGGCATCGTCAGACCAGGTTGTCATCTGGGGAACGAACCCGGTCGCAACACAGGTCAACGTGATGACCCATGCCGTAGCTGCCCGAAAGAAACGCGGTGCGCGCATCATTGTTGTGGATGTCTATGAGACGGAAACGATGAAGCAGGCAGACCTGGGTTTGATCTTGAAACCTGGAACAGACGCAGCATTGGCTTGCGCTATCATGCACGTGCTCTTTCGCGATGGCCTGGCAGATCGGGCATATCTGGAAAAATACACCGACTGTCCGGGCGAGCTGGAAACACATCTGAAAGACAGATCTCCGGAATGGGCTTCGGGCATTACAGGTCTCAAAACAGCGCAGATCGAAGAAGTTGCCCAGCTGATCGGACAGGTGAAAAGAACCTATTTCCGCCTTGGTTACGGCTTTACCCGCTCTCGGAACGGTGTTGTCGGAATGCATGCGGCTTGCTCGATTGCATCGGTTACAGGGGCCTGGCAGTTGGAAGGTGGCGGCGCCTTTCACAACAACGGCGCGATTTATCAACTCAACAAGGAAATGATCGAAGCCGGATCATTGAAGGACCCTTCGGTTCGCGTGCTCGACCAAAGCCTGATCGGTCGCATCCTGACGGGTGATAAAGAGGCGCTGCAAGGTGGGCCACCCGTCAAGGCATTGCTTGTTCAAAACACCAACCCGGTGTCGGTTGCACCTGAACAGGAACTGGTGAAACAAGGCTTCGCACGCGAAGATCTGTTTACCGTCGTGCACGAGCAGTTTTTGACCGAGACGGCGCAGATGGCGGATATCGTCCTGCCGGCCACCCAGTTCCTGGAACATGACGACATCTATAAAGGTGGTGGTCATCAGTATCTCATGTTTGGTCCAAAGGCGGTCGATCCGCCCTTGGGGCCAAAAGAAAACCTCTTTGTTATCAGTGAGATCGCAAAGCGCGTTGACTCAAAACCTCACGCCGGATTCGATATGAGCGCGCGCGATCATATTGACTGGATGCTGCAGCATTCAGGCTATGGCACCCTGGATGAACTGGAAGCTGGAAAGTGGCGGGACCTGCAGCCGGATTTTGAAACCGCGCACTATTTGAACGGGTTCGCATATGCAGACGGTAAGTTCCGGTTCAAACCCGATTGGGGCCGGTTTGCAGCACCTAACAAACCGGACGGGAACACGGTTTTCGGACCGGTGGCGGAGATGCCTGAACTGCCGGATCAATGGGACATCATCGAGCGAGCTGATGAGGAACATCCATTACGGCTTGTGACCGCTCCGGCGAGGTCCTTCCTGAACTCGACATTCAACGAAACCGACAGTTCACGCAAAAAAGAAGGGCGGCCCGAAGTCTGGCTAAGACCGGACGACGCAGCAAGGCTCGGGATCGAGGATGGTGCCAAGGTGAAGATGGGCAATGGCAGAGGTGCTGTCACGCTTCACGTTCGCCTGAAGGACAGCATTGCACCCGGCACGGTTGTCTCGGAGGGGCTTTGGCCCAACGATGCCTTTGAAGACGGCAGAGGCATTAACACGCTGACCAGTGCAGACCCGGTTGCCCCCTATGGCGGCGCAGCCTTTCACGACACAGCGGTCTGGGTGAAAAGAGTTTAA
- a CDS encoding helix-turn-helix domain-containing protein: protein MISIPISFLLASVFLGLGVLTFSWRVFPTLTRCLFLALFCVMSLEAVLVGLRFAFANYTFLPLQRVLPVWIAPLVFLSFASLAVSQATLGKWLLVNGVISAGLSVALFLPVPFVGYIDAVIALSFTVYAVALIRLWSQGRDVFTQSPIELGALLSKLLLAAIAVMIATLIIDGLVAILFAQNRPDAAAIAISFASLFFLIASVALIAVGAKWKPGRSRSDDPYVADEAKSRALVDEARGLLKGRGFAKDPQLSLTRLARRLGVPERDLSQAVNRTLGMNVSQFVNSIRLEEAADRLKVSDEPVSSILEEVGFLTRSNFYREFQNQYGEAPGTFRKKAQSELSRSARSSS from the coding sequence ATGATTAGCATTCCCATCTCGTTTTTACTCGCCAGTGTCTTTCTCGGTCTGGGCGTCCTGACTTTTTCCTGGAGAGTTTTTCCAACGCTCACCAGGTGCCTTTTCCTTGCGCTTTTTTGCGTGATGTCCCTGGAGGCGGTGCTGGTCGGCTTGCGGTTTGCGTTTGCAAACTACACTTTCCTGCCGCTACAGCGTGTTCTCCCGGTTTGGATTGCGCCACTCGTATTCTTGTCGTTTGCCTCGCTGGCAGTCTCCCAAGCAACACTTGGTAAATGGCTACTGGTCAATGGCGTGATTTCGGCTGGCTTGTCCGTTGCCTTGTTTTTGCCGGTTCCCTTTGTTGGCTATATCGACGCGGTGATCGCGCTGAGCTTCACTGTCTATGCGGTGGCTTTAATACGTTTGTGGAGTCAGGGAAGGGATGTCTTTACCCAATCTCCGATAGAACTTGGCGCGTTGCTGTCAAAACTCCTCTTGGCCGCAATCGCAGTGATGATCGCAACGCTGATTATCGATGGTCTGGTCGCGATCCTTTTTGCCCAAAACAGGCCGGATGCAGCAGCCATTGCAATTTCGTTTGCCAGTCTTTTCTTCCTGATTGCGTCGGTCGCACTGATTGCAGTTGGCGCAAAGTGGAAACCTGGACGATCAAGGTCAGACGACCCTTATGTTGCAGATGAGGCAAAAAGCCGTGCGCTCGTTGACGAAGCTCGCGGCCTGCTCAAGGGCCGCGGATTTGCAAAGGATCCACAGTTGTCTCTGACACGCCTCGCCAGGCGATTGGGAGTTCCTGAACGGGATCTGTCCCAAGCAGTCAATCGCACGCTTGGCATGAATGTAAGTCAGTTCGTCAACAGTATCAGGCTGGAGGAAGCTGCCGACCGGCTGAAGGTATCAGATGAGCCTGTGTCTTCCATACTGGAAGAGGTCGGTTTTCTGACACGCTCCAATTTCTATCGCGAATTTCAAAACCAATACGGTGAAGCACCAGGAACATTTCGAAAAAAGGCTCAGTCCGAGCTGTCGAGGTCAGCCCGATCTTCTTCATAG
- the hdcA gene encoding histidine decarboxylase, pyruvoyl type, with protein sequence MRKTVSMIDRTAISGYPTYCDGYARPGNNGNGYVSVVKVATGVVEKTDDFLLDGIVAYDRAEANDAYIGQINMETASSFCGIAGNVWGYDLAYNSAIDTLQPMFNAQQYDGSDLPVYDAGPLIDAGIALFGTEQSRRFPPAPGAHVICANKSTTNLRPRAGVPDPVKGEAYGVWCYIALSITRDRENSADLFIEDAGTWTENDNPQDLQAFLDQHQRSVAWSIVACGKDQSVLYDRTFMAYAYTIMEPGFVGTALTVAPYVTLAQRAVPQAGFNALYDVTLSEWEQSVS encoded by the coding sequence ATGCGCAAGACAGTTTCCATGATCGACCGGACCGCTATCAGCGGCTACCCGACCTATTGCGACGGATATGCCCGCCCCGGGAACAACGGCAATGGGTATGTCTCGGTTGTGAAGGTTGCAACGGGTGTCGTTGAAAAAACAGACGATTTTCTTCTGGACGGGATCGTCGCATATGACCGTGCTGAGGCCAATGATGCCTATATCGGCCAGATCAACATGGAAACGGCATCCTCGTTTTGCGGCATTGCCGGCAATGTCTGGGGATATGATCTTGCATACAATTCAGCCATCGACACGCTTCAGCCGATGTTCAATGCGCAGCAATATGACGGATCTGACCTGCCGGTCTACGATGCCGGCCCCTTGATTGATGCTGGCATTGCACTCTTCGGTACCGAGCAATCAAGGCGCTTTCCACCAGCGCCAGGCGCACATGTGATCTGTGCCAACAAGAGCACAACAAACCTTCGCCCCAGGGCCGGTGTGCCGGACCCGGTCAAAGGCGAAGCCTACGGCGTCTGGTGTTACATCGCGTTGTCGATCACGCGGGACAGAGAGAACTCAGCTGACCTTTTCATCGAAGATGCCGGAACCTGGACTGAAAATGACAATCCGCAGGATCTTCAGGCATTTCTTGATCAGCACCAGAGATCGGTTGCCTGGAGCATCGTTGCCTGCGGCAAGGACCAGTCAGTGCTCTACGACCGGACTTTCATGGCCTATGCCTACACAATCATGGAGCCAGGTTTTGTCGGAACAGCTCTAACAGTGGCTCCTTATGTGACACTCGCCCAAAGAGCCGTTCCCCAAGCTGGCTTTAACGCGCTCTATGACGTGACGCTTTCAGAGTGGGAGCAGTCCGTCAGCTGA